In Pyrus communis chromosome 8, drPyrComm1.1, whole genome shotgun sequence, one genomic interval encodes:
- the LOC137741611 gene encoding stem-specific protein TSJT1, whose amino-acid sequence MLAIFHKAFAHPPEELNSPSSYNGSKKPKHPEETLRDFLSHHPHNSLSMGFGDAAVLAYVKPDQGSYSKHQTLFCGFDDIYCLFLGSLNNLCLLNKQYGLTKCSNEAMFVIEAYRTLRDRGPYPADQVVKDLEGSFAFVVYDSKGGNVFAALGSDGGEQLYWGIAADGSVVISDELEVIKGGCAKSFAPFPKGCMFHSEGGLMSFEHPMNKMKAMPRVDSEGVMCGANFKVDKYTRVNSIPRVGSQTDWTEWASH is encoded by the exons ATGTTGGCCATTTTTCACAAAGCTTTTGCTCATCCGCCGGAGGAGCTGAACAGTCCGTCGTCTTACAACGGAAGCAAGAAACCTAAGCACCCAGAAGAGACTCTCAGAGACTTCCTCTCCCACCATCCTCACAACTCCCTCTCCATGGGATTTGGCGATGCTGCTGTCCTTGCTTACGTCAAGCCAGATCAAGGCTCCTACTCCAAACACCAGAC GTTGTTCTGTGGGTTTGATGACATATACTGCTTGTTTTTGGGGAGCTTGAACAATCTGTGTTTACTGAATAAGCAGTATGGTCTAACAAAATGCTCCAATGAGGCCATGTTTGTGATTGAAGCTTATAGAACCCTTCGAGATCGTGGTCCGTACCCAGCTGATCAGGTTGTCAAAGATCTTGAAGGAAGCTTTGCTTTTGTTGTCTATGACAGCAAGGGTGGCAATGTCTTTGCCGCACTG GGTTCTGATGGTGGAGAACAACTGTATTGGGGCATTGCAGCCGATGGATCTGTGGTTATTTCTGATGAATTGGAGGTCATAAAAGGGGGTTGTGCTAAATCATTTGCCCCTTTCCCAAAAG GATGCATGTTTCATAGTGAGGGAGGATTGATGAGCTTTGAGCATCCAATGAACAAGATGAAGGCCATGCCAAGGGTAGATAGTGAGGGGGTAATGTGTGGGGCCAACTTCAAAGTCGATAAATATACAAGGGTGAACAGCATTCCACGTGTCGGAAGTCAGACCGACTGGACTGAGTGGGCCTCCCATTAG
- the LOC137741620 gene encoding protochlorophyllide reductase, chloroplastic-like, translated as MALQAAYVVSSAFSVPKEGKTSASFKDSSLFGVSFSDNLKAEFSSVALSCKREFKPVRAQTTATASPAINRGTSEGKKTLRKGSVIVTGASSGLGLATAKSLAESGKWHVIMACRDFLKTERAAKSAGMPKENYTIMHLDLASLDSVRQFVDNFRRSERPLDVLVCNAAVYQPTAKEPSFTAEGFELSVGTNHLGHFLLSRLLMEDLNKSDYPSRRLIIVGSITGNTNTLAGNVPPKANLGDLRGLAGGLNGLNSSAMIDGGDFDGAKAYKDSKVCNMLTMQEFHRRYHEETGITFTSLYPGCIATTGLFREHIPLFRLLFPPFQKYITKGYVSEEEAGKRLAQVVSDPSLTKSGVYWSWNKDSASFENQLSQEASDAEKARKVWEVSEKLVGLA; from the exons ATGGCTCTTCAGGCTGCTTATGTGGTTTCTTCTGCATTTTCTGTTCCCAAAGAG GGAAAGACGAGTGCTTCTTTCAAGGATTCAAGTCTGTTTGGAGTCTCTTTCTCGGACAATCTCAAGGCTGAGTTCAGTTCTGTTGCATTAAGCTGCAAG AGGGAATTCAAGCCAGTGAGAGCCCAGACAACAGCTACAGCAAGCCCAGCAATTAACAGGGGAACATCAGAGGGAAAGAAAACTCTAAGAAAGGGCAGTGTGATTGTCACCGGCGCCTCTTCCGGACTCGGTCTAGCCACAGCCAAGTCTTTGGCCGAATCCGGAAAATGGCATGTAATTATGGCCTGCAGGGATTTCCTCAAGACTGAAAGAGCTGCCAAGTCAGCTGGCATGCCCAAAGAAAACTACACCATTATGCATCTTGACCTTGCTTCCCTCGACAGTGTGCGCCAATTTGTCGACAACTTCAGGCGATCTGAGAGGCCGCTGGATGTGCTTGTGTGTAATGCTGCTGTTTATCAGCCAACTGCTAAGGAACCTTCATTCACTGCTGAGGGATTCGAACTCAGTGTTGGCACTAACCACCTCGGGCACTTCCTTCTTTCGCGGTTGCTTATGGAAGATTTGAACAAATCCGACTACCCATCAAGGAGACTCATCATTGTTGGCTCAATTACAG GGAACACGAATACCTTAGCCGGAAATGTACCTCCAAAGGCCAACCTTGGGGACTTGAGGGGACTTGCAGGAGGCTTAAACGGTCTAAACAGCTCGGCCATGATCGATGGTGGAGACTTTGACGGTGCCAAGGCCTACAAGGACAGCAAAGTCTGCAACATGCTCACAATGCAAGAGTTCCACAGGCGCTACCATGAGGAAACCGGGATAACATTTACTTCCCTTTACCCCGGCTGCATTGCCACCACTGGTTTGTTCAGGGAGCACATTCCCTTGTTCAGGCTTCTGTTCCCTCCATTCCAAAAGTACATCACCAAGGGCTACGTCTCAGAAGAAGAAGCCGGAAAGAGACTTGCTCAG GTTGTAAGCGACCCAAGCTTGACAAAGTCGGGAGTCTACTGGAGCTGGAACAAGGATTCGGCTTCCTTCGAGAACCAACTGTCCCAAGAAGCTAGTGACGCGGAGAAGGCTCGCAAGGTGTGGGAGGTCAGTGAGAAGCTTGTGGGTTTGGCCTAA
- the LOC137741610 gene encoding ribosome biogenesis protein BRX1 homolog 2: protein MGKKRKQSEAAVPEKKEEEVAPERPKRTLSGWKEKKDDDEVKPSESTAVFRNKEKVLVTCSRRISYRYRHLMLNVVDLMPHCKKDNKVDSKSSNGATLNELVELKNCSSCLFFECRKGKDLYLWMSKCPNGPSVKFLVNAVHTMEELKLTGNHLKGSRPILTFSSNFDKDAHWKLLKEMITQIFGIPKEHRKSKPYHDHVFVFSIVDDHIWFRNYQISVPHNESDKIARGGLDKMTLVEVGPRFCLNPIKIFGGSFGGPTLYENPFYISPNQIRALEKKKKAGTFVKKVKAKTRRKMHELENPLEADEFSEMWKE from the exons ATGGGGAAGAAGAGAAAGCAGAGCGAGGCCGCGGTGCCagaaaagaaggaggaggaggttgCTCCGGAGAGGCCGAAGCGAACGCTTTCGGGTTGGAAGGAGAAAAAGGACGATGATGAAGTGAAACCAAGTGAATCGACGGCAGTGTTTAGGAACAAAGAGAAGGTCTTGGTTACTTGCTCACGTCGCATTAGTTACAG GTACCGACATCTGATGTTGAATGTGGTGGACCTGATGCCTCACTGTAAGAAGGACAATAAGGTGGATTCTAAATCAAGTAACGGGGCAACCCTTAACGAGCTGGTCGAGCTAAAGAATTGTTCTTCCTGTCTGTTTTTTGAG TGCAGGAAGGGGAAAGATCTGTATCTGTGGATGTCAAAGTGTCCCAATGGGCCATCTGTGAAATTCTTAGTCAATGCTG TGCACACGATGGAGGAATTGAAGCTTACAGGAAATCATCTAAAAGGGTCACGGCCTATTTTGACTTTTTCATCCAACTTTGATAAAGATGCCCACTGGAAGCTTCTGAAGGAGATGATCACTCAG ATATTTGGCATTCCCAAGGAGCACAGAAAATCTAAACCCTATCATGATCACGTCTTTGTATTCTCTATCGTTGATGACCACATTTGGTTCCGAAACTATCAG ATATCTGTTCCTCATAACGAATCGGATAAAATAGCTCGAGGAGGCTTAGATAAAATGACCCTTGTTGAG GTTGGACCACGATTTTGTTTGAATCCGATCAAGATATTTGGTGGCAGCTTTGGAGGTCCAACATTATATGAGAATCCGTTTTACATATCACCCAATCAG ATTCGAGCAttggagaaaaagaagaaggctgGGACCTTTGTCAAGAAAGTCAAAGCAAAGACGAGGAGAAAAATGCATGAGCTTGAAAATCCACTGGAGGCTGATGAGTTTTCTGAGATGTGGAAGGAATGA
- the LOC137742099 gene encoding uncharacterized protein, translating to MSRAGQEEDEDNECFYESLDRIVSSSCSCSTSNSDSDPDPDPNPKYAVPKFPMGASTKYDVWISEPSSVSERRSKLLTEMGLTGDPVLTRAKPQPGFSGEFGRSVSSDYLITQVNSGGGGVNSIVRSKSDGDDQCNNACSTSSVSSPPILSIRGAGEAETEPEPETSSFVNKNTKSLACKSSSGKSNSSPPPNKPPSGKNSRRVDEIRSDSKAEELDCNDIGKVGESDANTNAQVCTIRNLDNGKEFVVNEIREDGMWNKLKEVGTGKQLTMEEFEMSVGHSPIVQELMRRQNVEEGHKDGSESNANGSNDGVSKLKKKGGWLKSIKSVAITMTGHKDRRSSDDRDTSSEKGGRRSSSGTDDSQDVSFHGPKRVRVRQYGKSCKEVTALFKSQQIQAHTGSIWSIKFSLDGKYLASAGEDCVIHIWQVMQSERKGDLLMEKSEDSNLNMLLFANGSPEPCSVSPNVDNHVEKKRRGRSSISRKSVSLDHYVIPETVFALSEKPVSSFQGHLDDVLDLSWSKSQHLLSSSMDKTVRLWHLSSKTCLKIFSHSDYVTCIQFNPVDDRYFISGSLDAKVRIWSIPDHQVVDWNDLHEMVTAACYTPDGQGALVGSYKGSCRLYNTSENKLQQKSEINLQNKKKKSHHKKITGFQFAPGSSSEVLITSADSRIRVVDGIDLVHKYKGFRNANSQISATLTANGKYVVSASEDSHVYIWKHEADSRPSRSKSVTVTRSYEHFHCQDVSAAIPWPGMADLWGLQDSERTGLDEISPANHPPTPVEAANANEGSRAASGSTNSPLHGIISSASNNYFFDRISATWPEEKLLLATRNRSPRVSFDFTNGLSQNMSAWGVVIVTAGLRGEIRTFQNFGLPVRI from the exons ATGAGCAGAGCCGGACAGGAAGAAGACGAAGACAACGAGTGCTTCTACGAGTCCCTCGATCGCATTGTCTCCTCCTCTTGTTCTTGTTCCACTTCGAACTCCGACTCCGACCCCGACCCCGACCCGAATCCGAAGTATGCCGTACCCAAATTCCCAATGGGCGCCTCCACCAAGTACGACGTTTGGATCTCCGAGCCTTCTTCCGTCTCTGAACGCCGGTCCAAACTCCTCACTGAAATGGGTCTCACCGGCGACCCAGTTCTGACCCGGGCCAAACCCCAACCGGGTTTTTCCGGCGAGTTCGGGCGGTCTGTCTCGTCGGATTATTTGATCACTCAGGTAAATTCCGGCGGTGGAGGCGTTAATAGCATCGTCCGCTCCAAATCTGACGGCGACGATCAGTGTAATAACGCTTGTTCTACTTCATCTGTTTCTTCTCCCCCAATTCTTTCGATTCGTGGTGCCGGTGAGGCCGAGACCGAGCCTGAACCCGAAACCAGttcatttgtaaataaaaatacaaaatcttTGGCTTGTAAATCTTCAAGCGGTAAAAGCAACTCATCCCCGCCGCCGAATAAGCCGCCTTCCGGCAAGAATTCGAGGAGGGTAGACGAGATTCGAAGCGATTCGAAGGCGGAGGAGTTGGATTGCAATGACATTGGTAAGGTTGGTGAAAGTGATGCTAATACAAATGCCCAAGTGTGTACTATTAGGAACCTTGATAATGGTAAAGAGTTTGTTGTGAATGAGATTAGGGAAGATGGAATGTGGAACAAGCTTAAGGAAGTGGGTACAGGGAAGCAGTTGACCATGGAGGAGTTTGAGATGAGCGTCGGGCATTCACCGATTGTTCAAGAACTGATGAGGAGGCAGAATGTGGAGGAGGGTCATAAAGATGGTTCCGAGTCCAATGCCAATGGGAGCAATGACGGGGTTTCAAAGTTGAAGAAGAAAGGGGGTTGGTTGAAGAGCATCAAGAGTGTTGCGATCACCATGACAGGTCACAAGGATAGGCGGAGTAGCGATGACAGGGACACATCGTCGGAAAAGGGAGGTCGGAGGTCAAGCTCTGGCACAGATGATAGCCAGGATGTGTCGTTTCATGGGCCGAAGAGGGTGAGGGTGAGGCAGTATGGGAAGTCATGTAAGGAGGTCACTGCATTGTTCAAGAGTCAGCAGATTCAGGCGCATACTGGGTCAATTTGGAGCATTAAATTTAGTTTGGATGGAAAATATTTGGCTAGTGCCGGTGAGGATTGCGTGATTCATATTTGGCAGGTGATGCAGAGTGAGAGGAAGGGTGACCTGTTGATGGAGAAGTCAGAAGACAGCAATTTAAACATGCTGTTATTTGCCAATGGGTCGCCGGAACCATGTTCAGTCTCACCAAATGTGGACAACCATGtggaaaaaaagaggagaggaaGGTCGTCTATCAGTCGAAAATCTGTTAGTTTGGACCATTATGTGATTCCAGAGACTGTGTTTGCACTTTCAGAGAAACCCGTTTCTTCATTCCAAGGGCATCTGGATGATGTGCTTGACCTTTCTTGGTCCAAGTCGCAG CACCTGCTCTCATCTTCAATGGACAAAACTGTGCGCCTTTGGCACTTGTCGAGCAAGACTTGTCTGAAGATATTTTCACATAGTGACTATG TAACTTGCATCCAGTTCAACCCTGTTGATGATAGGTACTTCATTAGTGGATCACTTGATGCTAAGGTTCGCATATGGAGCATCCCTGATCATCAAGTGGTTGATTGGAATGATCTGCACGAGATGGTGACTGCTGCTTGCTACACTCCTGATGGTCAG GGCGCCCTAGTTGGTTCATACAAAGGCAGCTGCCGTTTATACAATACATCTG AGAACAAGTTGCAACAGAAAAGCGAAATTAATCTgcagaacaagaaaaagaaatcacatCACAAGAAAATTACAGGTTTTCAG TTTGCACCAGGAAGTTCATCAGAAGTACTGATTACATCTGCAGATTCACGAATTAGAGTTGTTGACGGTATTGATCTGGTTCACAAGTACAAGG GATTTCGGAACGCAAATAGCCAAATCTCAGCCACCCTCACGGCAAATGGTAAATATGTGGTATCTGCTAGTGAGGATTctcatgtatatatatggaaACATGAAGCTGATTCCCGTCCTAGCAGAAGCAAAAGTGTCACCGTCACGCGCTCATATGAGCATTTCCATTGTCAAGATGTATCAGCAGCCATCCCTTGGcctggaatggctgatttatggGGATTACAAGATTCAGAACGTACTGGGCTTGACGAGATCTCCCCAGCAAATCACCCGCCTACACCAGTTGAGGCGGCTAATGCCAACGAGGGTTCAAGAGCAGCATCTGGTTCCACCAATAGCCCTCTCCACGGAATCATTTCGAGTGCATCCAACAATTACTTCTTTGATAGAATTTCAGCAACATGGCCGGAGGAAAAACTTCTTCTAGCTACTAGGAACCGAAGCCCACGTGTAAGTTTTGATTTTACGAATGGTTTAAGCCAAAACATGTCAGCCTGGGGTGTTGTGATTGTAACTGCTGGGCTTCGAGGTGAAATTAGAACTTTCCAAAATTTTGGGTTGCCTGTTCGGATTTAG